In Citrus sinensis cultivar Valencia sweet orange chromosome 2, DVS_A1.0, whole genome shotgun sequence, a single genomic region encodes these proteins:
- the LOC102624470 gene encoding fimbrin-2 produces MSGYVGIVVSDPSLQNQFTQVELRSLKTHFMSMRRDSGKLTVGDLASKMSRLKVVGENLSEEERASLIQDYHCDLQDEVDFELFLKVYLKLQAHANARTGSNAKNSSAFLKAATTTLLHTISESEKASYVAHINNYLAGDEFLNKYLPIDPSSNDLFEIVKDGVLLCKLINVAVPGTIDERAINTKRLLNPWERNENHTLCLNSAKAIGCTVVNIGTQDFIEGRRHLVLGVISQIIKIQLLADLNLKKTPQLLQLVDDSKDVEELMSLPPEKILLRWMNFHLKKAGYKKIVTNFSSDIKDGEAYANLLNVLAPEHSNPSTLAVKNPLQRAKLILEHADRMGCRRYLTAKDIVEGSPNLNLAFVAHIFQHRNGLSTQTKEISFLEVSPDDTQISREERAFRFWINSLGNSTYIDNVFEDLRNGWVLLETLDKLSPGIVNWKIANKPPIKLPFRKVENCNQVVKIGKQLKFSLVNIAGNDIVQGNKKLILALLWQMMRYNVLQLLKNLRFHSHGKEITDADILQWANAKVRISGSQSRMNSFKDKSLADGIFFLELLSAVQPRAVNWSLVTKGVTDEEKKMNATYIISIARKLGCSIFLLPEDMTEVNQKMILTLTASIMHWFMKQPVEEKASGISDSENGSQSETISNSTLDDSASDSSIEENGNI; encoded by the exons ATGTCAGGTTACGTAGGGATTGTTGTATCAGATCCATCGCTTCAAAACCAGTTCACGCAGGTTGAGCTTCGGAGCTTAAAGACTCAC TTCATGAGCATGAGGAGAGACAGTGGAAAGCTAACGGTAGGCGATTTAGCATCGAAGATGTCGAGATTGAAAGTTGTCGGAGAAAATCTCAGCGAAGAAGAGAGAGCTTCGTTGATTCAAGATTATCATTGTGACCTACAAGATGAGGTTGATTTCGAGCTCTTCTTGAAG GTTTATTTGAAGCTACAAGCGCATGCAAATGCAAGAACAGGAAGCAATGCCAAGAACTCGTCTGCATTCCTCAAGGCTGCAACCACCACATTGCTTCACACCATTAGCGAATCCGAAAAAGCATCTTATGTTGCACATATCAATAATTACCTTGCAGGGgatgaatttctaaataaataccTCCCAATTGATCCTTCATCTAATGATCTTTTCGAGATTGTAAAGGATGGAGTTCTTCTCTG CAAGCTTATCAATGTGGCAGTTCCTGGTACAATTGATGAAAGAGCTATTAATACAAAGAGGTTGCTTAACCCGTgggaaagaaatgaaaaccATACCCTCTGTCTGAACTCTGCTAAGGCTATTGGATGTACTGTAGTTAACATAGGGACCCAAGATTTTATCGAGGGAAGG CGTCATCTTGTTCTTGGAGTGATTTCCCAAATCATTAAG ATACAATTGCTGGCTGACCTCAACCTGAAGAAAACACCTCAGTTGCTGCAGCTGGTTGATGATAGCAAG GATGTGGAAGAGTTGATGAGTCTACCTCCAGAGAAGATTTTACTGAGGTGGATGAATTTTCATCTGAAGAAAGCTGGATACAAGAAAATAGTGACCAACTTCTCTTCAGATATAAAG GATGGAGAAGCTTACGCTAACCTTTTAAATGTTCTTGCACCTGAGCACAGCAATCCATCTACATTGGCCGTCAAAAATCCACTGCAAAGAGCAAAATTGATTCTTGAACATGCAGATAGGATGGGTTGTCGCAGATACTTGACTGCAAAGGATATTGTCGAGGGTTCCCCAAATCTTAACCTTGCTTTTGTTGCACATATTTTCCAGCATAG GAATGGGCTATCTACCCAAACAAAAGAGATATCCTTCCTTGAAGTTTCACCTGATGACACCCAGATTTCTAGAGAAGAAAGAGCATTCCGTTTTTGGATAAACAGCCTTGGAAATTCAACATACATAGATAATGTCTTTGAAGATCTCAGAAATGG ATGGGTACTTCTAGAAACTCTTGACAAGCTGTCACCGGGGATTGTCAATTGGAAGATTGCAAATAAGCCTCCGATTAAATTACCATTCAGGAAAGTAGAAAACTGTAACCAAGTGGTAAAAATAGGGAAGCAACTGAAGTTTTCCCTGGTCAATATCGCTGGAAATGATATTGTacaaggaaataaaaaattgattttgg caTTATTATGGCAAATGATGAGATACAATGTCCTGCAACTTCTGAAGAACTTGAGATTCCACTCCCATGGGAAGGAAATAACTGATGCTGATATTCTGCAATGGGCCAATGCCAAAGTGAGAATCTCAGGAAGCCAGAGTCGCATGAATAGTTTTAAG GATAAGAGTTTGGCAGATGGCATCTTTTTTCTTGAGCTACTCAGTGCTGTTCAGCCTAGAGCTGTAAACTGGAGTCTGGTCACAAAAGGAGTAACGG ATgaggagaaaaagatgaaTGCCACCTACATTATCAGTATTGCAAGGAAACTTGGATGCTCAATATTTTTGCTTCCTGAAGACATGACTGAG GTGAATCAAAAGATGATTCTTACATTGACTGCAAGTATTATGCATTGGTTCATGAAACAACCAGTTGAAGAGAAAGCATCTGGAATTTCAGATAGTGAAAATGGAAGCCAGTCGGAAAccatttcaaattcaacattGGATGACTCAGCTTCTGATTCATCAATCGAAGAAAATGGTAATATATAA